The Pan troglodytes isolate AG18354 chromosome 7, NHGRI_mPanTro3-v2.0_pri, whole genome shotgun sequence genome has a window encoding:
- the MOS gene encoding proto-oncogene serine/threonine-protein kinase mos: MPSPLALRPYLRSEFSPSVDARPCSSPSELPAKLLLGATPPRAPRLPRRLAWCSIDWEQVCLLQRLGAGGFGSVYKATYRGVPVAIKQVNKCTKNRLASRRSFWAELNVARLRHDNIVRVVAASTRTPAGSNSLGTIIMEFGGNVTLHQVIYGAAGHPEGDAGEPHCRTGGQLSLGKCLKYSLDVVNGLLFLHSQSIVHLDLKPANILISEQDVCKISDFGCSEKLEDLRCFQTPSYPLGGTYTHRAPELLKGEGVTPKADIYSFAITLWQMTTKQAPYSGERQHILYAVVAYDLRPSLSAAVFEDSLPGQRLGDVIQRCWRPSAAQRPSARLLLVDLTSLKAELG; this comes from the coding sequence ATGCCCTCGCCCCTGGCCCTACGCCCCTACCTCCGGAGCGAGTTTTCCCCATCGGTGGACGCGCGGCCCTGCAGCAGTCCCTCAGAGCTACCTGCGAAGCTGCTTCTGGGGGCCACTCCTCCTCGGGCCCCGCGGCTGCCGCGCCGGCTGGCCTGGTGCTCCATTGACTGGGAGCAGGTGTGCTTGCTGCAGAGGCTGGGAGCTGGAGGGTTTGGCTCGGTGTACAAGGCGACTTACCGCGGTGTTCCTGTGGCCATAAAGCAAGTGAACAAGTGCACCAAGAACCGACTAGCATCTCGGCGGAGTTTCTGGGCTGAGCTCAACGTAGCAAGGCTGCGCCACGATAACATCGTGCGCGTGGTGGCTGCCAGCACGCGCACGCCCGCGGGGTCCAATAGCCTAGGGACCATCATCATGGAGTTCGGTGGCAACGTCACTTTACACCAAGTCATCTATGGCGCCGCCGGCCACCCTGAGGGGGACGCAGGGGAGCCTCACTGCCGCACTGGAGGACAGTTAAGTTTGGGAAAGTGTCTCAAGTACTCACTAGATGTTGTGAACGGCCTGCTCTTCCTCCACTCGCAAAGCATTGTGCACTTGGACCTGAAGCCCGCGAACATCTTGATCAGTGAGCAGGATGTCTGTAAAATTAGTGACTTCGGTTGCTCTGAGAAGTTGGAAGATCTGCGGTGCTTCCAGACACCCTCTTACCCTCTAGGAGGCACATACACCCACCGCGCCCCGGAGCTCCTGAAAGGAGAGGGCGTGACGCCTAAAGCCGACATTTATTCCTTTGCCATCACTCTCTGGCAAATGACTACCAAGCAGGCGCCGTATTCGGGGGAGCGGCAGCACATACTGTACGCGGTGGTGGCCTACGACCTGCGCCCGTCCCTCTCCGCTGCCGTCTTCGAGGACTCGCTCCCCGGGCAGCGCCTTGGGGACGTCATCCAGCGCTGCTGGAGACCCAGCGCGGCGCAGAGGCCGAGCGCGCGGCTGCTTTTGGTGGATCTCACCTCTTTGAAAGCTGAACTCGGCTGA